Proteins found in one Nocardia brasiliensis ATCC 700358 genomic segment:
- a CDS encoding L,D-transpeptidase: MSSKRFRNWAVRSVAVAGVVAAGFAMTATAQAEPLWPGGPDIGTPAIIQPPPPAPVYAPCTAPKTRACMRLSTKEVWLMEDGKTIYGPKPIEIGRPGYESHVGIFDVDFKREHFWSTMHNAPMEFAVFFDGDIATHIGPLDSMSHGCIRMNPDAAEATYRHLEPGDVVQVVE, translated from the coding sequence ATGAGCAGTAAGCGTTTTCGGAATTGGGCGGTCAGATCCGTGGCGGTGGCCGGGGTCGTGGCGGCCGGATTCGCCATGACGGCCACCGCGCAGGCCGAACCGCTATGGCCCGGCGGCCCCGATATCGGCACGCCGGCGATCATCCAGCCACCACCGCCCGCGCCGGTCTACGCGCCGTGCACCGCGCCGAAGACGCGCGCGTGCATGCGGCTGTCGACCAAGGAAGTGTGGCTGATGGAGGACGGCAAGACCATCTACGGTCCCAAGCCGATCGAGATCGGCAGGCCGGGCTATGAATCGCACGTCGGCATCTTCGACGTCGATTTCAAGCGGGAACACTTCTGGAGCACGATGCACAATGCTCCGATGGAATTCGCCGTCTTCTTCGACGGCGACATCGCCACCCACATCGGCCCGCTCGATTCGATGTCACACGGCTGTATCCGGATGAACCCCGACGCCGCCGAGGCGACGTACCGACACCTCGAGCCGGGCGACGTCGTCCAGGTCGTGGAATAA
- a CDS encoding AIM24 family protein translates to MTALARGENRPAPADRMTVTVACAAGVDVSALLLGTDGRVRSDADFVFFNQPVGPGVTYRHGSGRGDMVDVQTSALPADVDRVVVTASLDGSGPPTFAGAGTLLSTIGSDSGTLTFPLDGLTTETAVVCVEIYRRGAAWKVRAVGQGYDNGLAGIATAFGVNIDDEPAPPPSPPTAAPGYGQAPPATPPQYAAPPQYAAPPQYSAPPPHPAAPQYPAAPAYPPPAAPAPQQGALPMQSDLFNPSHAEVNGVGIQKQGSKMIKVAVNGEVMARAGSMVAYQGDMQFKALGSGGIGRAIQQRLTGEGVPLMNVSGRGDLFLADSAADVHLIDLDGSDGLTINGSNVLAFDTSLSYNIQRVQGAAGVASNAGLFNCVFTGRGRIAITTHGSPVVLNVDQPTYADPQAAVAWSSSLQTGIKRNDSFGLGRLIGRSTGEGLTLSFSGRGFVIVQPSELPPGGLLGGTGGGQQAGQSGGALGGLFS, encoded by the coding sequence GTGACGGCCCTGGCTCGCGGGGAGAACCGGCCCGCGCCCGCCGACCGGATGACGGTCACCGTCGCCTGCGCCGCCGGCGTGGACGTGTCGGCGCTGCTGCTCGGCACGGACGGACGGGTCCGTTCCGACGCCGACTTCGTGTTCTTCAACCAGCCGGTCGGTCCGGGCGTCACCTACCGGCACGGCAGCGGCCGCGGCGACATGGTGGACGTGCAGACCAGCGCCCTGCCCGCCGATGTGGACCGGGTCGTCGTCACCGCCAGCCTGGACGGCAGCGGACCGCCCACCTTCGCGGGCGCGGGCACGCTGCTCTCGACCATCGGATCCGATTCCGGGACACTGACTTTCCCGCTGGACGGACTCACCACCGAGACGGCCGTCGTCTGCGTGGAGATCTACCGGCGCGGCGCCGCCTGGAAGGTGCGCGCGGTCGGCCAGGGCTACGACAACGGCCTGGCCGGTATCGCGACCGCGTTCGGCGTGAACATCGACGACGAGCCCGCCCCGCCACCGAGTCCGCCCACCGCCGCACCCGGTTACGGACAGGCGCCGCCCGCGACGCCACCGCAGTACGCCGCACCGCCCCAGTACGCGGCCCCGCCTCAATATTCCGCGCCGCCACCGCATCCGGCCGCACCCCAGTACCCTGCGGCGCCCGCCTATCCGCCGCCCGCCGCGCCCGCACCTCAGCAAGGAGCACTGCCGATGCAGAGCGATCTGTTCAACCCCAGCCACGCCGAGGTCAACGGCGTCGGTATCCAGAAGCAGGGCAGCAAGATGATCAAGGTCGCCGTCAACGGCGAGGTCATGGCGCGGGCCGGGTCGATGGTCGCCTACCAGGGCGACATGCAGTTCAAGGCGCTCGGCTCGGGCGGCATCGGCCGCGCCATCCAGCAGCGGCTCACCGGCGAGGGCGTGCCGCTGATGAACGTGTCCGGCCGGGGCGATCTGTTCCTCGCCGACAGCGCCGCCGACGTGCACCTCATCGATCTCGACGGCTCCGACGGACTCACCATCAACGGCTCCAACGTGCTCGCGTTCGATACCTCGCTGTCCTACAACATCCAGCGGGTGCAGGGCGCAGCCGGCGTCGCGAGCAACGCGGGCCTGTTCAACTGCGTCTTCACCGGCCGCGGCCGGATCGCCATCACCACGCACGGCTCGCCGGTGGTGCTGAATGTCGATCAGCCGACCTACGCCGATCCGCAGGCCGCGGTCGCCTGGTCGTCGAGCTTGCAAACCGGGATCAAGCGCAACGACTCGTTCGGCCTCGGCAGGCTGATCGGCCGCAGCACCGGCGAGGGTTTGACGCTGTCGTTCTCGGGTCGCGGCTTCGTCATCGTGCAGCCCTCGGAATTGCCGCCGGGCGGCCTGCTCGGCGGGACCGGCGGCGGTCAGCAGGCCGGGCAGAGCGGCGGCGCATTGGGGGGATTGTTCAGCTAA
- a CDS encoding N-acyl-D-amino-acid deacylase family protein produces MSYDTIIKSGRWFDGAGSASAVRHLGLRGDRVVAVSADPLDETGCGRVVDAAGKWVVPGMIDIHTHYDVEVLKTPALSESVRHGITTVLLGSCSLSTVHVGATDAGDLFGRVEAIPRRHVIEAVEQTKTWHSAREYIAALEELPLGPNIAAMLGHSDIRTALLGLDRATRKDVRPTEAELAAMESALTEALDAGFVGMSAQQLLFDKLDGDTCRSRTLPSTYAKARERRRLNAILRKRGRILQAGPDIASVRSIAAMTLSTLGIFRKQLKTTLLSAADIKANPALVHIMGPLARALNALGGDFRWQHLPVPFEVYADGIDLVIFEEFGSGAAALHLADQVERNALLQDETYRRQFRKDYDAKFGMRVWHRDFFDAEIVACPDDSVIGKTFGQVGVERGGLHPVDAFLDLVLEHGTKVRWRTTISNHRPEFLAKLGADPGVQLGFSDAGAHLRNMAFYNFGLRFLRRVHEAEQAGRPFLSLERAVYRMTGELADWYGIDAGHLREGDRADLVVIDPAHLDATLDDYAESPVAQYDNLSRMVNRNDGAVSAVFIGGEYVFGDGTAAPALGTQRTGRFLRSLAR; encoded by the coding sequence GTGAGCTACGACACCATCATCAAGAGCGGCCGCTGGTTCGACGGGGCAGGCTCGGCCTCCGCTGTGCGCCATCTGGGACTCCGCGGCGACCGGGTGGTCGCAGTCTCGGCCGACCCGCTCGACGAGACCGGCTGCGGGCGGGTCGTCGACGCCGCGGGCAAGTGGGTGGTGCCCGGGATGATCGACATCCACACGCACTACGACGTCGAGGTGCTGAAGACGCCCGCACTGTCGGAGTCGGTGCGTCACGGCATCACCACGGTGCTGCTCGGGTCGTGCTCGCTGTCCACCGTGCACGTCGGCGCCACCGATGCGGGCGACCTGTTCGGCCGCGTCGAGGCCATCCCTCGCCGGCACGTCATCGAGGCGGTCGAGCAGACCAAGACCTGGCACTCGGCGCGCGAATACATCGCCGCGCTGGAGGAACTGCCGCTGGGGCCGAATATCGCCGCGATGCTCGGGCATTCCGATATCCGCACCGCATTGCTGGGCCTGGACCGGGCCACCCGCAAAGACGTGCGCCCGACCGAGGCCGAACTCGCCGCGATGGAATCGGCCTTGACCGAAGCGCTCGACGCCGGGTTCGTCGGAATGTCGGCCCAGCAACTGCTGTTCGACAAGCTCGACGGTGACACCTGCCGGTCCCGGACGCTGCCCTCGACCTACGCCAAGGCGCGAGAACGCCGTCGGCTCAACGCGATTCTGCGCAAGCGGGGGCGAATCCTGCAGGCGGGCCCCGATATCGCCTCGGTGCGCAGCATCGCCGCGATGACGCTGAGCACCCTGGGCATTTTCCGTAAGCAGTTGAAGACCACGCTGCTCTCGGCCGCGGACATCAAGGCGAATCCGGCCCTGGTGCACATCATGGGACCGCTCGCGCGCGCGTTGAACGCGCTGGGCGGCGATTTCCGCTGGCAGCACCTGCCGGTGCCGTTCGAGGTCTACGCCGACGGCATCGATCTGGTGATCTTCGAGGAATTCGGTTCCGGCGCAGCGGCATTGCACCTCGCCGATCAGGTCGAGCGCAACGCGCTGCTCCAGGACGAGACCTATCGGCGGCAATTCCGGAAGGACTACGACGCGAAATTCGGCATGCGGGTGTGGCATCGCGACTTCTTCGACGCCGAAATCGTCGCCTGCCCGGACGATTCGGTGATCGGCAAGACCTTCGGGCAGGTGGGGGTCGAGCGCGGTGGCCTGCATCCGGTCGACGCGTTCCTCGACCTGGTGCTCGAGCACGGCACCAAAGTGCGCTGGCGGACCACCATTTCCAATCACCGGCCGGAGTTCCTGGCCAAACTGGGTGCGGATCCCGGTGTGCAACTGGGCTTCTCGGATGCGGGCGCGCACCTGCGGAACATGGCGTTCTACAACTTCGGGCTGCGCTTCCTGCGCCGGGTGCACGAGGCGGAGCAGGCGGGCCGCCCGTTCCTGTCGCTCGAGCGCGCGGTGTACCGGATGACCGGTGAACTCGCGGACTGGTACGGCATCGACGCGGGGCACCTGCGCGAGGGTGATCGCGCCGATCTGGTGGTGATCGACCCGGCGCACCTGGACGCCACGCTGGACGACTACGCGGAAAGCCCCGTCGCACAGTATGACAACCTGTCCCGCATGGTGAATCGCAACGACGGCGCGGTTTCGGCCGTCTTCATCGGCGGCGAGTACGTCTTCGGCGACGGCACCGCCGCGCCTGCCCTCGGCACCCAGCGCACGGGTCGTTTCCTCAGGTCACTGGCCCGGTGA
- a CDS encoding TetR/AcrR family transcriptional regulator → MSEQQRRPPALRRTQAERRASTIAKLVEATIETIAEVGYHNASLGEISRRAGVSKGGIFRHFDSRIDLVVAAAEEVGRRHMRAFDNIRTRENADRPLDVTHVLHRARNQIRQETNTVWFELLVAARTEPELRARLAPVTKALIDDVERVAVAALTPGMPADIARLLVTSIVHMFDGEAILRAAYPRPELEDARIEYFSGVFQHLITEHGRIDPSS, encoded by the coding sequence GTGAGCGAACAGCAGCGACGACCACCGGCGCTGCGCCGGACCCAGGCCGAACGGCGCGCCTCGACCATCGCCAAGCTGGTCGAGGCGACCATCGAGACCATCGCCGAAGTCGGTTACCACAACGCCTCGCTCGGCGAGATCAGCCGGCGCGCGGGTGTTTCCAAGGGAGGCATCTTCCGGCACTTCGACTCGCGTATCGACCTGGTCGTGGCGGCCGCGGAGGAGGTCGGTCGCCGGCACATGCGCGCGTTCGACAACATCCGGACCCGCGAGAATGCCGATCGCCCACTGGATGTGACGCACGTGCTGCACCGGGCGCGCAATCAGATCCGGCAGGAAACCAACACGGTCTGGTTCGAACTGCTGGTGGCCGCGCGCACCGAACCGGAACTGCGCGCTCGCCTCGCGCCGGTGACCAAGGCGCTGATCGATGATGTCGAACGCGTCGCGGTCGCCGCGCTGACGCCCGGGATGCCCGCGGATATCGCCCGCCTGCTGGTCACTTCGATTGTGCACATGTTCGACGGTGAAGCGATCTTGCGCGCCGCCTATCCGCGGCCCGAACTCGAGGACGCGCGCATCGAATACTTCTCCGGCGTCTTCCAGCACCTGATCACCGAGCACGGGCGCATCGACCCGAGTTCGTGA
- a CDS encoding crotonase/enoyl-CoA hydratase family protein yields MADTVTVERDGHVLLIGLNRPDKRNAFTLEMLAELSRAYALLERDDDLRAGVLFAHGDHFTAGLDLVDVAPALASGAITYPEDGLDPWRLDYRWTKPVVAVAQGRCLTLGIELLLAADIRIAAADARFSQLEVRRGIYPFGGATLRFWREAGWGNAMRWVLTGAEFDAAEALRIGLVQQVAPDAAAALAAARALATEIAEDSAPLGVRAILASAHRARAEGDAAAAEHLVGDVTALFATADGAEGIQSFVERRKANFIGR; encoded by the coding sequence ATGGCCGACACAGTCACCGTCGAACGCGACGGACACGTCCTGCTCATCGGGCTCAATCGCCCCGATAAGCGCAACGCCTTCACGCTGGAGATGCTCGCCGAGCTGTCCCGGGCCTACGCCCTGCTCGAACGCGACGACGACCTGCGCGCCGGTGTCCTGTTCGCGCACGGTGACCACTTCACCGCGGGCCTCGACCTGGTCGACGTCGCGCCGGCCCTCGCCTCCGGCGCGATCACCTACCCCGAGGACGGTCTCGACCCGTGGCGATTGGACTATCGCTGGACCAAGCCGGTGGTCGCGGTCGCGCAGGGACGCTGCCTGACGCTGGGCATCGAGCTGCTGCTGGCCGCCGATATCCGGATCGCCGCCGCGGACGCCCGATTCAGTCAGTTGGAAGTGCGCCGCGGCATCTACCCGTTCGGCGGTGCGACGCTGCGGTTCTGGCGGGAGGCAGGCTGGGGCAACGCGATGCGCTGGGTGTTGACCGGGGCCGAATTCGATGCCGCGGAAGCGTTGCGCATCGGGCTGGTGCAACAGGTCGCGCCCGACGCGGCCGCCGCGCTCGCGGCCGCGCGGGCATTGGCCACCGAGATCGCCGAGGACTCGGCGCCGTTGGGCGTGCGGGCCATCCTCGCCTCCGCGCATCGTGCGCGGGCAGAAGGCGATGCCGCGGCCGCCGAACATCTCGTCGGTGATGTCACCGCGCTGTTCGCCACCGCGGACGGCGCGGAAGGGATTCAGTCGTTCGTCGAACGGCGGAAGGCGAACTTCATCGGCCGTTGA